The following are encoded in a window of Haloarcula halophila genomic DNA:
- a CDS encoding cupredoxin domain-containing protein: MQRRTLLQLVGAGTVGLAGCSDADPAATATPTTGPAEVLVEMTDSLKFVPETVEIGVGDTVVWETVGSVAHSVTAYESDLPEGAAFFASGEFDTESAARGSYPDGSVGPGETYAHTFETPGEYPYFCIPHESGMVGTVVVE, encoded by the coding sequence ATGCAACGACGGACACTGCTGCAACTCGTTGGTGCCGGCACCGTCGGTCTAGCGGGCTGTTCGGACGCCGATCCGGCCGCGACCGCCACCCCGACGACCGGCCCGGCCGAGGTGCTAGTGGAGATGACCGACTCGCTGAAGTTCGTCCCGGAGACAGTCGAGATCGGTGTCGGCGACACGGTCGTCTGGGAGACGGTCGGCTCGGTCGCTCATAGTGTCACCGCCTACGAGAGCGACCTCCCCGAGGGGGCCGCGTTCTTCGCCTCGGGCGAGTTCGACACGGAGTCGGCGGCCAGGGGGAGCTATCCCGATGGAAGCGTCGGCCCCGGCGAGACGTACGCCCACACCTTCGAGACTCCCGGAGAGTACCCGTACTTCTGTATCCCACACGAGTCCGGGATGGTCGGGACCGTCGTCGTCGAGTAG
- a CDS encoding cold-shock protein — MANGKVDFFNDTGGYGFISTDDGDLDDDEDVFFHMEDVGGPDLEEGQEVEFDIESSQKGPRATNLVRN, encoded by the coding sequence ATGGCAAACGGTAAGGTTGACTTTTTCAACGACACTGGCGGCTACGGTTTCATTTCGACTGACGACGGCGACCTCGACGACGACGAAGACGTGTTCTTCCACATGGAGGACGTCGGCGGTCCGGACCTCGAAGAGGGGCAAGAAGTCGAGTTCGACATCGAATCATCCCAGAAGGGACCCCGCGCGACGAACCTCGTCCGCAACTAA
- a CDS encoding polysaccharide biosynthesis C-terminal domain-containing protein codes for MEEKRRGPDPVRPASRTTVPRRLNFARAGGLLLGLELFGTVVGFLSTVYFATELGAARLGVFFLFEAVLSTLATFGDFGLRGAVEKRISEGAAPSQILGAALVLKLALIGTLGVVVFLFRDLVNGYVGADIALLLIVTTVLYELSTLTVHVLRAELRTDETALLYFLRLVTYVVVAVSLLQFGFGVRALLYGVVAGYVVLLVAGVSRVSIHPARPAWEHVRTLVDYAKFNGIWGLGGHVYNTMDLLVIGFFLSSAHVAGYELAWRVTLMTAVVGGVVANTVFAQLSAWNASGEYEQIRTTLREGTTASLFLVIPAFAGVALLSEELLGLVFGPEYVLAAAAFVVLMGEKVVAAVNIVLDAAVRAVDRPDIGAGATVVSLTLNVVLNLVLVPRYGLVGGAVATGLSMAIHTVALGVFLRRIIPLEFALGDIGWSVGAAGAMAGTLVAVGTVLPPTTLPRLLGQVVLGGVVYLGVALLSPSLRRKARANVARFGEE; via the coding sequence ATGGAAGAAAAGCGCCGCGGTCCCGACCCCGTCCGGCCGGCGTCCCGGACAACGGTCCCGAGGCGGTTGAACTTCGCCCGGGCCGGTGGACTTCTCCTCGGGCTCGAACTGTTCGGGACCGTCGTCGGCTTCCTGAGTACCGTCTACTTCGCGACGGAACTCGGGGCGGCACGGCTGGGCGTGTTCTTCCTCTTCGAGGCCGTACTAAGTACGCTGGCGACGTTCGGCGACTTCGGTCTCCGGGGTGCCGTCGAGAAGCGCATCAGTGAGGGGGCCGCGCCGAGCCAGATACTCGGTGCCGCACTCGTCCTGAAACTCGCGCTCATCGGGACCCTCGGTGTCGTCGTCTTCCTGTTCCGGGACCTCGTCAACGGCTACGTCGGGGCCGACATCGCGCTCCTGTTGATCGTGACGACGGTGCTGTACGAACTGTCGACGCTGACCGTCCACGTCCTCCGTGCGGAACTCCGGACCGACGAGACCGCGCTGTTGTACTTCCTGCGGTTGGTCACCTACGTCGTCGTCGCCGTCTCCCTCTTGCAGTTCGGGTTCGGCGTCCGGGCGCTCCTGTACGGCGTCGTCGCGGGCTACGTCGTCCTGCTGGTGGCCGGCGTCTCGCGGGTCTCGATCCACCCGGCCCGGCCGGCCTGGGAGCACGTCCGGACGCTGGTCGACTACGCGAAGTTCAACGGGATCTGGGGGCTTGGCGGGCACGTCTACAACACGATGGACCTGCTGGTCATCGGCTTCTTCCTCTCGTCGGCCCACGTCGCGGGCTACGAACTGGCCTGGCGCGTGACCCTGATGACCGCGGTGGTCGGCGGGGTCGTCGCCAACACCGTCTTCGCCCAGTTGAGCGCCTGGAACGCCAGCGGCGAGTACGAGCAGATACGGACGACGCTGCGGGAGGGAACGACCGCCTCGCTGTTCCTCGTGATCCCGGCCTTCGCCGGCGTCGCGTTGCTCTCGGAGGAACTGCTCGGGCTCGTCTTCGGCCCGGAGTACGTCCTGGCGGCGGCCGCGTTCGTCGTCCTGATGGGCGAGAAAGTCGTCGCCGCCGTCAACATCGTGTTGGACGCGGCGGTCCGGGCGGTCGATCGGCCCGACATCGGCGCCGGCGCGACCGTCGTTTCGCTGACGCTGAACGTCGTGTTGAACCTGGTGCTCGTCCCCCGGTACGGTCTGGTGGGCGGGGCCGTCGCGACGGGGCTCTCGATGGCGATCCACACGGTCGCTCTCGGGGTGTTCCTCCGGCGGATTATCCCCCTCGAATTCGCGCTGGGCGACATCGGCTGGAGCGTCGGGGCCGCGGGGGCGATGGCCGGAACGCTCGTCGCCGTCGGGACGGTCCTCCCACCGACGACGCTCCCGCGTCTGCTGGGACAGGTGGTCCTCGGCGGGGTCGTCTATCTCGGCGTCGCCCTCCTCTCGCCGTCGCTGCGCCGGAAGGCCCGGGCGAACGTCGCGCGCTTCGGCGAGGAGTGA
- a CDS encoding metal-dependent hydrolase, with protein MLPWTHLAFGYVLFLAVLVVSRRAVSRTELLALLAGTQLPDIVDKPLAWWVHLLPSGRSLAHSLLFAVPVVVLVAVVARRYDHGELGPAFALGYASHLLGDIYVEVWYWRTEELTFLLWPVLPPYPYDDFTGFLDFALRAEVTTGLVIQSAVAAVGLAVLAVQFFRAPWWRPPADRPAG; from the coding sequence ATGCTCCCCTGGACTCACCTCGCGTTCGGGTACGTGCTCTTCCTGGCGGTCCTCGTCGTCTCGCGGCGGGCGGTCTCCCGGACGGAACTCCTCGCACTGCTCGCGGGCACACAGCTCCCCGATATCGTCGACAAGCCCCTTGCCTGGTGGGTCCACCTCCTCCCGTCGGGGCGGTCGCTGGCACACTCGCTGTTGTTTGCCGTCCCGGTCGTCGTGCTCGTCGCTGTCGTCGCTCGCCGGTACGACCACGGGGAACTGGGGCCGGCGTTCGCGCTCGGGTACGCGAGCCACCTCCTGGGCGATATCTACGTCGAGGTGTGGTACTGGCGGACCGAGGAGTTGACCTTCCTGTTATGGCCGGTGTTGCCACCCTACCCCTACGACGATTTCACTGGTTTCCTCGACTTCGCGCTCCGGGCCGAAGTGACCACCGGGCTCGTGATCCAGTCGGCGGTCGCAGCCGTCGGGCTCGCGGTCCTGGCAGTCCAGTTCTTCCGGGCACCCTGGTGGCGCCCGCCAGCGGACAGACCCGCCGGGTAG
- a CDS encoding DUF7571 family protein has translation MQPCHSCQTVIDEYLLNKRLEPLRELTADDFNVCADCATIVADACVKCGGAVYVPRSGSVTPDYCPACRSDVIDRTGHDPGWTRGHESA, from the coding sequence ATGCAACCGTGTCACAGCTGCCAGACGGTTATCGACGAGTATCTCTTGAACAAACGACTCGAACCCCTGCGCGAGCTCACGGCCGACGACTTCAACGTCTGTGCTGACTGTGCGACCATCGTCGCGGATGCGTGCGTGAAATGCGGCGGCGCTGTGTACGTTCCTCGAAGCGGATCCGTCACCCCCGACTACTGCCCGGCGTGCCGTTCCGACGTGATAGACCGCACCGGCCACGACCCCGGTTGGACGCGTGGCCACGAATCCGCCTGA
- a CDS encoding glycosyltransferase family 2 protein: MTGADSPPRVSVVIPTYNRADTVRRAIESALAQTVTDIEVVVVDDGSTDDTAAVVAGIDDERVRYIGHEGNRGRSVARNTGIDAARGEYVAFLDSDDHWLPGKLERQLDELSRRSPEWIGVYCEFLTPKPSALGRTVDWLSREVFAAPNALEGGRELAREILTVNVLMGPGSTLLVEREALLATDGFDEELVDHEDWDLVLQLLARGKIAHVDEALVVVPSSGGDPSPEELVDNKRRFLSRHADLIREFEAEGTHINRVHRLHIVAVFFQNGRFRDGLAYLRPDALLEPKNWVRLAWWAVIGTRSRLKRAGAAGGR; the protein is encoded by the coding sequence ATGACCGGGGCCGACAGCCCGCCCCGCGTCAGCGTCGTCATCCCGACCTACAACCGCGCCGACACGGTCCGGCGCGCGATCGAGAGCGCGCTCGCACAGACGGTCACCGACATCGAAGTCGTCGTCGTCGACGACGGGAGCACCGATGACACCGCGGCAGTCGTGGCCGGGATCGACGACGAGCGGGTCCGATATATCGGCCACGAAGGAAACCGTGGTCGCAGTGTGGCACGAAACACCGGTATCGACGCCGCACGCGGCGAGTACGTCGCCTTCCTCGACTCTGACGACCACTGGCTTCCCGGGAAACTCGAACGGCAACTCGACGAACTATCGAGGCGCTCGCCGGAGTGGATCGGCGTCTACTGTGAGTTCCTGACCCCCAAGCCGTCGGCGCTCGGGCGGACCGTCGACTGGCTCTCCCGGGAGGTGTTCGCAGCCCCCAACGCGTTGGAGGGGGGGCGCGAACTGGCACGGGAGATCCTCACCGTCAACGTCCTCATGGGTCCGGGCTCGACGCTGCTGGTCGAGCGCGAGGCACTGTTGGCGACCGACGGCTTCGACGAGGAACTCGTCGACCACGAGGACTGGGATCTGGTCCTCCAGTTGCTCGCTCGTGGGAAGATCGCCCACGTCGACGAGGCGCTCGTGGTCGTTCCGTCTTCCGGCGGGGACCCGTCGCCGGAGGAACTCGTCGACAACAAACGCCGCTTTCTCTCCCGCCACGCCGACCTGATCCGGGAGTTCGAAGCCGAAGGTACCCACATCAACCGGGTCCACCGGCTCCACATCGTCGCCGTCTTCTTCCAGAACGGCCGGTTCCGCGACGGACTCGCGTATCTGCGACCGGACGCCCTGCTGGAGCCGAAAAACTGGGTCCGGCTGGCCTGGTGGGCAGTGATAGGCACCCGGAGCCGGCTGAAGCGGGCCGGTGCAGCGGGGGGTCGGTAA
- a CDS encoding DUF1616 domain-containing protein, with protein sequence MDRGSHHGDLLAVGCWLGLVNAAVLLPVLSESVLRPILVVPFLLVGPGYAVVAALFPERLSADRSLSVLGRLVLGFGASVGVVLVVGIGLDFSVFGFGELPVLAGTTVLTLAAIAVAVVRRRRVASPAGVSLGAAREQLRGAVGERPTDLALSAAVCLSLVLAAGAVYGLPAADGTPAEAYLLTPGADGAVADDYPSRLEQGEPTTLILGAESGTDRQTPVTAVVTLQRLDNGTVSEQTELRRLTFDDPASGTAQVEHTITPTVSGELRLTYAVYFGGEPAGPPDRQVHLQVTVTES encoded by the coding sequence ATGGATCGGGGATCACACCATGGGGACCTCCTCGCGGTCGGTTGCTGGCTGGGGCTTGTCAACGCGGCCGTCCTGCTCCCGGTACTGAGCGAGAGCGTCCTTCGGCCGATCCTCGTGGTCCCGTTCCTGCTCGTCGGCCCGGGCTACGCCGTCGTTGCGGCGCTGTTCCCCGAGCGGCTCTCGGCGGACCGGAGCCTCTCGGTTCTCGGCCGACTCGTCCTCGGATTCGGCGCGAGCGTCGGGGTCGTCCTCGTCGTGGGGATCGGGCTCGATTTCAGCGTCTTCGGCTTCGGGGAACTCCCCGTACTCGCCGGGACAACCGTACTCACGCTGGCCGCGATCGCGGTCGCCGTCGTCCGACGGCGTCGAGTCGCGTCGCCGGCCGGCGTCTCGCTCGGGGCAGCACGCGAGCAACTCCGGGGAGCGGTCGGCGAACGCCCGACCGACCTCGCACTGTCAGCGGCCGTCTGTCTCTCGCTCGTCCTCGCCGCCGGTGCCGTCTACGGCCTGCCGGCGGCCGACGGGACGCCCGCCGAGGCGTATCTGCTGACGCCCGGGGCGGACGGAGCGGTCGCCGACGACTACCCGAGTCGGCTCGAACAGGGCGAGCCGACGACACTGATACTCGGTGCCGAAAGCGGGACCGACCGCCAGACGCCGGTCACGGCGGTCGTCACGCTCCAACGACTCGACAACGGGACCGTCAGCGAGCAGACGGAACTTCGTCGGCTCACGTTCGACGACCCCGCGAGCGGGACTGCACAGGTCGAACACACGATCACCCCGACCGTGTCCGGGGAGCTGCGGCTGACGTATGCGGTGTATTTCGGTGGCGAGCCGGCGGGACCGCCCGACCGGCAGGTCCACCTTCAGGTGACCGTCACGGAGTCGTGA
- a CDS encoding glycosyltransferase family 4 protein yields MSVGSRRGSSEVGGDSGPVRVALVSQQYPPELGGNASRVGDTARQLAHDGVEVSVVAPPLSYPPETYARSWRRHERTTDGDIDVHRLWAWQPSRVDPNALERLAYYFLFALHATLWLLYHRRKFDAVVCTTPPVFTGIPGLVFGELTRKPLVVDVGDLWIDAAAGLGFIRETSLSTRLSRRYEHLLLLRADRILTTTEEMSRLLERAHGPAIAQRFLVAPNAVDVQRFGPDRGTGDDGRTIIYTGIFGHAQDLEACIRAMALIEHDATLKLVGDGDTRSRLEAVVAELGVEDRVEIHGPVERDAVPGLLASASIGVAPLKDTPGLRYAVPLKTYEYMASGLPVVGTDMGAFSDLIDASEGGLAVGNSPEALAAAFDELLADPDQRERLGRQAREHVEQHYDRRVLGERLAGMLRDLVATTGGHR; encoded by the coding sequence ATGTCAGTTGGTTCCCGAAGAGGCAGTTCTGAGGTCGGAGGTGACTCGGGACCCGTCCGGGTCGCGCTCGTCAGCCAGCAGTATCCGCCGGAGTTGGGTGGCAACGCGTCACGCGTCGGTGACACGGCCCGGCAGCTCGCACACGACGGGGTCGAGGTGAGTGTGGTCGCACCGCCCCTGTCGTATCCCCCGGAGACGTACGCCCGGAGCTGGCGGCGCCACGAGCGGACGACCGACGGCGATATCGACGTCCACCGGCTGTGGGCCTGGCAACCGAGCCGCGTCGACCCGAACGCGCTCGAACGGCTCGCGTACTACTTTCTGTTCGCACTGCACGCGACGCTGTGGCTGTTGTACCACCGCCGGAAGTTCGACGCCGTCGTCTGTACCACGCCGCCGGTGTTCACCGGGATTCCGGGGCTCGTCTTCGGCGAACTCACCCGCAAGCCCCTGGTCGTCGACGTGGGCGACCTCTGGATCGACGCCGCGGCGGGGCTCGGGTTCATCCGCGAGACGAGCCTCTCGACACGGTTGAGTCGGCGCTACGAACACCTGCTGCTGTTGCGGGCCGACCGGATTCTGACGACGACCGAGGAGATGAGTCGCCTGCTGGAACGCGCCCACGGCCCCGCGATCGCGCAACGGTTCCTCGTCGCACCCAACGCCGTCGACGTCCAGCGGTTCGGCCCGGATCGCGGGACCGGTGACGACGGCCGGACGATCATCTACACGGGGATCTTCGGTCACGCCCAGGACCTGGAAGCGTGTATCCGGGCGATGGCGCTGATCGAGCACGACGCGACGCTGAAACTCGTCGGCGACGGGGACACCAGATCGCGCCTGGAGGCGGTGGTCGCCGAACTCGGCGTCGAGGACCGCGTCGAGATCCACGGCCCCGTCGAACGCGACGCGGTGCCCGGGTTGCTCGCCTCGGCCTCGATCGGGGTCGCTCCGTTGAAAGACACGCCGGGACTGCGCTATGCCGTCCCGCTGAAGACCTACGAGTACATGGCGAGTGGCCTCCCGGTCGTCGGGACCGACATGGGGGCGTTCAGCGATCTCATCGACGCCTCGGAGGGGGGGCTCGCCGTCGGGAACTCCCCCGAGGCCCTGGCCGCCGCGTTCGACGAACTGCTCGCCGATCCCGACCAGCGCGAGCGACTGGGGAGACAGGCCCGCGAGCACGTCGAACAACACTACGACCGGCGCGTCCTCGGGGAGCGACTCGCCGGGATGTTGCGTGACCTCGTCGCGACCACGGGAGGGCACCGGTGA
- a CDS encoding glycosyltransferase, with the protein MPGDDYPTVSVVIPYGPKFTPESMLAEARETVAAQSVPTECLVVEDTDHRGPAWARNHGLERADTRYVAFLDADDLWEPEKLTRQLDRMTETGAGICVEGDPMSMDDFVYRVLLGDMAALTPSILLDTEQVSTTFEEGLTRGEDLLFILEAATEAGVCLCPDLYTRRSHDRSVTATELPVTDYVAVDKRFAYLVSQRVPEAQPYVEPYYVQSFTQAGVSCHEAGAYDRAIDYYVRALRLSPHPFTAAYLCRSLVAKYLP; encoded by the coding sequence GTGCCGGGCGACGACTACCCGACTGTCTCCGTGGTCATCCCGTACGGACCGAAGTTTACCCCCGAGTCGATGCTGGCTGAAGCCCGCGAGACCGTCGCTGCCCAGTCGGTCCCCACGGAGTGTCTGGTCGTCGAGGACACCGACCACCGCGGGCCGGCGTGGGCGCGCAACCACGGGCTCGAACGGGCCGACACCCGGTACGTCGCGTTCTTGGACGCCGACGACCTCTGGGAACCGGAGAAGCTCACGCGGCAACTCGACCGGATGACCGAGACGGGTGCGGGCATCTGCGTCGAGGGGGACCCGATGTCGATGGACGACTTCGTCTATCGGGTGTTGCTCGGCGACATGGCGGCGCTGACGCCGTCGATCCTGCTCGATACGGAGCAGGTGTCGACTACCTTCGAGGAAGGACTGACGCGGGGGGAGGACCTGCTGTTCATCCTCGAAGCCGCGACGGAAGCGGGCGTCTGCCTCTGTCCGGACCTGTACACCCGGCGGTCCCACGACCGGAGCGTCACCGCGACCGAACTCCCCGTCACCGACTACGTCGCGGTCGACAAGCGGTTCGCCTATCTGGTGAGCCAGCGGGTCCCCGAGGCACAGCCGTACGTCGAGCCCTACTACGTCCAGTCGTTCACACAGGCCGGCGTCTCCTGCCACGAGGCCGGTGCCTACGACCGGGCGATCGATTACTACGTCCGAGCCCTGCGGCTCTCCCCGCATCCGTTCACCGCGGCGTACCTCTGTCGGAGTCTGGTCGCGAAGTATCTCCCCTGA
- a CDS encoding glycosyltransferase family 4 protein: protein MTDLSSVPSFESANDVQYRAMVSSAHHQNHVFQVRTPFNHRSLDAINRTAAEIDVVSPTPFAPPIGPNSEYGNIPQTERWGTYRVHYPRFLYAIPKNRFYHYSGRSMQKRVPRYVERTFETPHDVVHTCDIYLDGYGMLPYCRRHDIPLVVTSHASELKNYETFTDDAKAHIRETLSYASKVLTVSDELNDIARRLTAPEKIETVPIGEDPRKFPTDRREQIRYELGIDEDTTLLLFVGAYYEQKGLRELIEAMRRLDRDDVYLVTVGHEGDMRWWLLDQLGELTHPAHSFWRLDPVALRRWQVAADMLVHPSWTEARPTVIYEAMAAKTPSLATNVGGIPEMVEDGVTGELIPSRDVEALRRAIDRMADDPEQLQEMGEAALQRLLDEQWTWQHHAKQVTDIHKEAFR, encoded by the coding sequence GTGACGGATCTCTCGTCGGTCCCCAGCTTCGAGTCGGCCAACGACGTACAGTACCGGGCGATGGTCTCCTCGGCCCACCACCAGAACCACGTCTTCCAGGTGCGGACGCCGTTCAACCACCGCTCGCTCGACGCGATCAACCGGACGGCCGCCGAGATCGACGTGGTGTCGCCGACCCCCTTCGCGCCGCCGATCGGTCCGAACTCCGAGTACGGGAACATCCCACAGACCGAACGCTGGGGGACCTACCGCGTCCACTATCCCCGGTTCCTGTACGCGATCCCGAAAAACCGGTTCTACCACTATTCCGGCCGGTCGATGCAGAAGCGGGTCCCCCGGTACGTCGAGCGGACCTTCGAGACACCCCACGACGTGGTCCACACCTGCGATATCTACCTCGACGGCTACGGGATGTTACCCTACTGCCGGCGCCACGACATCCCGCTCGTCGTGACCAGCCACGCCTCCGAACTGAAAAACTACGAGACGTTCACCGACGATGCGAAGGCTCACATCCGGGAGACCCTGAGCTACGCGTCGAAGGTCCTGACCGTCAGCGACGAGTTGAACGACATCGCGCGGAGGCTGACCGCCCCCGAGAAGATCGAGACGGTCCCGATCGGGGAAGACCCCCGGAAGTTCCCGACCGACCGCCGCGAACAGATCCGTTACGAACTCGGCATCGACGAGGACACCACACTCCTGCTGTTCGTCGGCGCCTACTACGAACAGAAGGGCCTCAGGGAGTTGATCGAGGCGATGCGACGGCTCGACAGGGACGACGTCTACCTCGTCACCGTCGGCCACGAGGGCGACATGCGGTGGTGGCTGCTCGACCAGTTGGGCGAGCTGACACACCCGGCCCACTCCTTCTGGCGGCTCGATCCGGTCGCGCTCCGCCGCTGGCAGGTCGCCGCCGACATGCTCGTCCACCCGAGTTGGACCGAGGCACGGCCGACGGTGATCTACGAGGCGATGGCCGCGAAGACCCCGTCGCTCGCGACGAACGTCGGCGGCATCCCGGAGATGGTCGAGGACGGCGTGACCGGGGAACTCATCCCGTCCAGAGACGTGGAGGCACTCCGGCGAGCCATCGATCGCATGGCCGACGACCCCGAACAGTTGCAGGAGATGGGCGAGGCGGCCCTCCAGCGGTTGCTCGACGAACAGTGGACCTGGCAACACCACGCTAAACAGGTCACGGACATCCACAAAGAGGCGTTCCGATGA